A window from Henckelia pumila isolate YLH828 unplaced genomic scaffold, ASM3356847v2 CTG_466, whole genome shotgun sequence encodes these proteins:
- the LOC140872552 gene encoding 5'-deoxynucleotidase hdd1-like, producing the protein MSSATLKANLYSPSLQQFFPLRNSNFSCNFPIKIQFFSDPSSLRLVSVHSHNPQLDSIKMDHTASGSGSGSERDTHLHEVASPSSAIDFLTLCHRLKSTKRKGWINHGIRGPESIADHMYRMALMALIVDDLPGVNRERCIKIAIVHDIAEAIVGDITPSDGVPKEEKSRLEQAALDEMCVVLGGGMRAEEIKELWLEYENNSSLEANLVKDFDKVEMILQALEYETEHGKVLDEFFLSTAGKFQTEIGKKWAAVITSRRNSRLANRPN; encoded by the exons ATGTCATCAGCAACACTCAAAGCAAATCTGTATTCCCCTTCTCTCCAGCAATTCTTTCCGCTCCGAAATTCAAATTTTTCCTGCAACTTCCCaatcaaaatccaatttttctcAGACCCGTCAAGTTTGAGGCTCGTGTCTGTTCATTCTCACAATCCCCAACTCGATTCCATCAAAATGGATCATACCGCATCTGGGTCCGGATCGGGCTCCGAAAGAGACACCCATTTGCATGAAGTTGCCTCGCCTTCTTCTGCCATTGATTTCTTGACTTTGTGCCATCGTTTGAAG TCTACAAAACGAAAAGGATGGATTAATCATGGTATAAGGGGTCCCGAATCTATTGCCGATCATATGTATCGCATGGCATTGATGGCTTTAATTGTTGATGACCTTCCCGGCGTAAACAGGGAAAG GTGTATCAAGATTGCAATCGTTCACGACATTGCAGAAG CTATTGTTGGGGATATAACTCCATCTGATGGTGTACCGAAGGAAGAAAAAAGTAGACTGGAACAAGCAGCTTTGGACGAAATGTgcgttgttcttggcggagggATGAGAG CTGAAGAGATTAAAGAACTATGGCTCGAGTATGAAAACAACTCATCCTTGGAGGCCAATCTTGTTAAAGATTTTGATAAA GTAGAAATGATTCTTCAAGCATTAGAGTATGAAACTG AGCATGGGAAGGTTTTAGACGAATTTTTTCTGTCAACAGCAG GCAAATTTCAAACCGAAATTGGAAAAAAATGGGCAGCAGTAATCACATCCAGAAGGAATTCAAGATTGGCAAATAGGCCTAACTAA